The following coding sequences are from one Halorubrum sp. BOL3-1 window:
- the malQ gene encoding 4-alpha-glucanotransferase, translated as MRFDRSDGVFCHVTSLPGAYGIGDLGGGAREFLSFLGDADVDHWQICPIGPTLSVAGESPYQSPSAFAGNPLLVDLDGLVDDGWLDEGDLRPVPEFPVDRVDYDAVREYKLPLLRTAFDRFEERATEEDRAALDAFVDDEPWLADYALFRAVSDARPEDVWTEWPAPLRTRDPEALSGAREDHAREVRFREFVQWTFDRQWRDLRAVATEEGVSIVGDVPIYVALDSADVWANPEAFQLDEGNRPTVVAGVPPNPGDDGQRWGNPVYDWERLSESGYDWWLDRFRRLFELADVARLDHFLGFVTYWAIPEDSDDPADGEWREGPGRDLFETVERELGEAPFIAEDLGFEEPAMDELMAEFGFPGMRVPQYADWCAEGNEYQPMHYSEGVVGYTSTHDTDTWAGYFDDLPAEQRDCFRYNVGAGPDEPVEWAIVDEVWASDAILAVTTLQDLLGLGSEARFNEPGTLAGNWEWRVTREALDDAIADRLWELAGDHVR; from the coding sequence ATGCGATTCGACCGCTCCGACGGCGTCTTCTGTCACGTCACCTCGCTGCCGGGGGCGTACGGGATCGGTGACCTCGGCGGGGGCGCGCGCGAGTTCCTCTCGTTCCTAGGCGACGCCGACGTCGACCACTGGCAGATCTGTCCGATCGGGCCGACGCTGTCGGTCGCCGGAGAGTCGCCGTACCAGTCGCCGTCGGCGTTCGCCGGCAACCCCCTCCTGGTCGACCTCGACGGCCTCGTCGACGACGGCTGGCTCGACGAGGGGGACCTGCGACCGGTGCCCGAGTTCCCGGTCGACCGCGTCGACTACGACGCGGTCCGCGAGTACAAGCTCCCGCTGTTGCGGACCGCCTTCGACCGGTTCGAGGAGCGAGCGACCGAGGAGGACCGCGCCGCGCTCGACGCGTTCGTCGACGACGAGCCGTGGCTCGCGGACTACGCGCTGTTCCGGGCGGTCTCGGACGCGCGGCCGGAGGACGTCTGGACCGAGTGGCCCGCGCCGCTGCGGACCCGCGATCCCGAGGCGCTCTCGGGGGCGCGCGAGGACCACGCCCGAGAGGTCCGGTTCCGCGAGTTCGTCCAGTGGACGTTCGACCGCCAGTGGCGCGACCTGCGTGCGGTCGCCACCGAAGAGGGGGTGTCGATCGTCGGCGACGTGCCGATCTACGTCGCGCTCGACTCCGCCGACGTGTGGGCGAACCCGGAGGCGTTCCAGTTGGACGAAGGGAACCGGCCGACCGTCGTCGCGGGCGTTCCGCCGAACCCGGGAGACGACGGCCAGCGCTGGGGGAACCCGGTGTACGACTGGGAACGGCTCTCCGAGTCCGGGTACGACTGGTGGCTCGACCGGTTCCGCCGGCTGTTCGAGCTCGCGGACGTGGCGCGGCTCGACCACTTTCTCGGGTTCGTGACGTACTGGGCGATCCCCGAAGACAGTGACGACCCGGCGGACGGCGAGTGGCGCGAGGGACCGGGCCGCGACCTCTTCGAGACGGTCGAGCGGGAGCTGGGCGAGGCCCCCTTCATCGCGGAGGACCTCGGCTTCGAGGAGCCGGCGATGGACGAGCTGATGGCCGAGTTCGGGTTTCCCGGAATGCGCGTCCCGCAGTACGCCGACTGGTGCGCGGAGGGTAACGAGTACCAGCCGATGCACTACTCCGAGGGGGTCGTCGGCTACACCTCGACGCACGACACGGACACGTGGGCCGGCTACTTCGACGACCTCCCGGCCGAACAGCGCGACTGCTTCCGGTACAACGTCGGCGCCGGTCCCGACGAGCCGGTCGAGTGGGCGATCGTCGACGAGGTGTGGGCCTCGGACGCGATCCTCGCCGTGACGACGCTCCAGGACCTGCTCGGGCTGGGCAGCGAGGCGCGGTTCAACGAGCCGGGCACGCTGGCGGGCAACTGGGAGTGGCGCGTCACGCGGGAGGCGCTCGACGACGCGATCGCGGACCGGCTGTGGGAGCTGGCGGGCGACCACGTGCGGTAA
- a CDS encoding glycoside hydrolase family 15 protein, with translation MRLRTALTEHERRRGDRYPAEHSMTAGAFTGDDGRLVHVGPDGTVHDCSYSLSEVGGADRLRMGITAGRGVRWFDDLETTRQHYDGDTPLVETEYDAGRYTIHQFDLVVSDTHLTHVELRGSPPADAELVAAYAFSPDMVEGRVGNMLHEGAGPDDGGVVEVYHRTEHDFLTASTGLSNAHGQRLRTIPELLGEADDGFPHRGEIDRREDSRLTPDVVVRAPFERDGRTERVTLAGRAVVDRRAARDTGDDAKDALTDGIDRQRRIEAVSNIATAYPDAAGLREAADGRGPDVPEDAPRRSVIASDLRALDLLTAESGARIAAPEFDPFYSTSGGYGYTWFRDEATVSTALLDASEELDLDADEELLAAASFFCRTQDGDGSWPHRVWADSGKVAPGWANARIEGANGTPGPNDQLDQPATVVAFLATLRREADLPSEWRDRIDETIADAVEFLLETTEDDGLPRRCQNCWENALGRFTHTGAEYLRAFAAVARAPVDESLRAEAADAADAALSGLDARWNPETERFLQRASDGSRDARADASTFALATAAAEYAALLDEESAGGDGDPTDGDATDDDASGDTAATDGAGSGSAEPVAASEFDRFLDRVNTHVRRSIDALRRETAAVEGLVRFAGDDWRTAEQGAAKVWSIATLWGATAAATLAGVVESRGGAAGPLFADARELYALCEPDGPFVNEAGLFAEQAFDDGDLDSATPVAWSHALRIDATVTLASHGELPVPHDRETGPEAAPHWTTGRKFGVGTPADYETDEPVPVWFTLTEGALTEARFPRIDVMNVRTFDFLVADPDSGYAVRTFDETDHVATTETVERTTEPAADDALAYVQTVRETGDGHGHGWTIRVEYAVDTDGTAILADVRFEGSREYDVYALVDATIANVGTDDRAERVAGDGGAHLLARKDDPDRDAGKLVDDDGEPFDNALALASGDGFDWASALAAGGEAADALFGDGERGAESDEAVGNVVLSGLVGSGEAVSDTVALGFAEASDTAAALGEAEGALARGFDDAAAAYAETWRAWLAGRELPDSVADDPDLAAQYRFALMTLAAVEDKAHDGAGIASPSVPWGETEYAAEDRGYGYNFVWSRDLYQVFTALVEMDELERGADALAYLYNTQQDDDGFLPQNTYIDGRTRWGGEQMDNIGFPSVMAWQLYERGVTLDEAGYTYDQVSRSLDYIARNGPETAQERWEEEAGYSPSSIAAEIAGLVSGAALALAEADRDGDAVDRDSLRADALARLALADDWTARVEEWCATSTGTDRHRETPYYLRVTADGDPDSGRPRTIANDGPTYDEREIVDGGFLELVRLGIKPADDEVIRNSVSVVDDSIRVDTPHGAAWYRYVGDAYGEIAVGDPGAPWAGTGDGRGRLWPIFTGERGEYELRARADSPDAFGGTDDEALEPETLLETMAGFGNSGRMLPEQVWDREHPTKYGWEFGEGTGGATPLAWSMAGFVRLAHGVDGGEPVETPTVVRDRYVERDRPAGPDLTATAEFVEDAVVVAGETDAERVAVHTRETSTLATPDADGEFAVDLDAATDADTVVVAAATGDDFEAAGTAVERLRL, from the coding sequence ATGCGACTGCGTACCGCCCTCACGGAGCACGAACGTCGGCGTGGGGACCGCTACCCGGCGGAACACTCGATGACCGCCGGCGCGTTCACCGGCGACGACGGCCGACTCGTCCACGTCGGGCCGGACGGGACCGTCCACGACTGTTCGTACTCTCTCTCCGAGGTCGGCGGCGCCGACCGCCTCCGAATGGGGATCACCGCCGGGCGCGGCGTCCGCTGGTTCGACGACCTAGAGACGACCCGCCAGCACTACGACGGCGACACGCCCTTGGTCGAGACCGAGTACGACGCCGGCCGCTACACGATCCACCAGTTCGACCTCGTCGTGAGCGACACGCACCTCACCCACGTCGAACTCCGCGGCTCGCCCCCGGCAGACGCCGAACTCGTCGCCGCATACGCCTTCTCGCCCGACATGGTCGAGGGCCGCGTCGGAAACATGCTCCACGAGGGGGCCGGTCCCGACGACGGCGGCGTCGTCGAGGTGTACCACCGCACGGAACACGACTTCCTCACCGCCTCCACCGGTCTCTCGAACGCCCACGGTCAGCGGCTGCGGACGATCCCGGAACTGCTCGGCGAGGCCGACGACGGCTTCCCGCACCGCGGCGAGATCGACCGCCGCGAGGACTCGCGGCTCACCCCCGATGTCGTCGTCAGAGCGCCGTTCGAGCGCGACGGACGGACCGAGCGCGTCACGCTCGCGGGTCGCGCCGTCGTCGACCGCCGGGCGGCGCGCGACACCGGCGACGACGCGAAGGACGCGCTCACCGACGGGATAGACCGTCAGCGTCGCATCGAGGCGGTCTCGAACATCGCCACCGCCTACCCCGACGCCGCCGGCCTCCGCGAGGCCGCGGACGGCCGGGGACCGGACGTCCCCGAGGACGCCCCGCGCCGATCGGTGATCGCGAGCGACCTCCGCGCGCTCGACCTGCTCACGGCCGAGTCCGGCGCCCGGATCGCCGCGCCCGAGTTCGACCCGTTCTACTCGACCTCCGGCGGGTACGGCTACACGTGGTTCCGCGACGAGGCGACGGTGTCGACCGCGCTGCTCGACGCGAGCGAGGAGCTGGACCTCGACGCCGACGAGGAGCTGCTCGCGGCCGCGAGCTTCTTCTGCCGGACCCAGGACGGCGACGGCTCGTGGCCCCACCGGGTGTGGGCCGACTCGGGGAAAGTCGCGCCCGGCTGGGCGAACGCCCGGATCGAGGGCGCGAACGGGACCCCCGGCCCGAACGACCAGCTCGACCAGCCGGCCACGGTCGTCGCCTTCCTCGCGACGCTCCGCCGCGAGGCGGACCTCCCGTCCGAGTGGCGCGACCGGATCGACGAGACGATAGCCGACGCCGTCGAGTTCCTCCTCGAAACGACCGAGGACGACGGGCTCCCCCGCCGCTGTCAGAACTGCTGGGAGAACGCCTTGGGGCGGTTCACCCACACCGGCGCCGAGTACCTGCGGGCGTTCGCCGCGGTCGCGCGCGCCCCGGTCGACGAGTCTCTCCGGGCCGAGGCCGCGGACGCCGCGGACGCGGCGCTGTCAGGTCTCGACGCCCGCTGGAACCCCGAGACGGAACGGTTCCTCCAGCGCGCCAGCGACGGGAGTCGGGACGCCCGCGCCGACGCCAGCACCTTCGCGCTCGCGACCGCGGCCGCCGAGTACGCCGCGCTGCTCGACGAGGAGTCCGCGGGCGGCGACGGCGACCCGACCGACGGTGACGCGACCGACGACGACGCGTCGGGCGACACTGCGGCCACCGACGGCGCCGGGTCCGGCTCGGCCGAACCCGTCGCGGCGAGCGAGTTCGACCGCTTCCTCGACCGCGTCAACACGCACGTCAGACGGTCGATCGACGCACTCCGACGCGAGACCGCCGCCGTCGAGGGGCTCGTCAGGTTCGCCGGCGATGACTGGCGCACGGCCGAGCAGGGCGCCGCGAAGGTGTGGTCGATCGCGACCCTGTGGGGGGCGACCGCGGCGGCGACGCTCGCGGGCGTGGTCGAGAGTCGGGGCGGCGCCGCCGGCCCGCTGTTCGCCGACGCCCGCGAGCTGTACGCGCTCTGCGAGCCGGACGGCCCCTTCGTCAACGAGGCGGGGCTGTTCGCGGAGCAGGCGTTCGACGACGGCGACCTCGACAGCGCGACCCCCGTCGCGTGGTCGCACGCGCTCCGGATCGACGCGACGGTGACGCTCGCGAGCCACGGCGAACTCCCGGTCCCGCACGACCGCGAGACCGGTCCCGAGGCCGCGCCCCACTGGACGACCGGCCGGAAGTTCGGCGTCGGCACGCCCGCCGACTACGAGACCGACGAGCCGGTCCCGGTGTGGTTCACGCTCACCGAAGGGGCGCTCACCGAGGCGCGGTTCCCCCGCATCGACGTGATGAACGTCCGGACGTTCGACTTCCTCGTCGCGGACCCCGACTCCGGGTACGCCGTCCGCACCTTCGACGAGACCGACCACGTCGCGACGACCGAGACGGTCGAGCGGACGACCGAGCCGGCGGCCGACGACGCGCTCGCGTACGTCCAGACGGTCCGCGAGACCGGCGACGGCCACGGCCACGGCTGGACGATCAGGGTCGAGTACGCGGTCGACACCGACGGGACCGCGATCCTCGCCGACGTCCGCTTCGAGGGGAGCCGCGAGTACGACGTGTACGCGCTCGTCGACGCCACCATCGCCAACGTCGGGACCGACGACCGCGCCGAGCGCGTCGCGGGCGACGGCGGTGCGCACCTGCTCGCGCGGAAGGACGACCCCGACCGCGACGCGGGCAAGCTCGTCGACGACGACGGCGAGCCGTTCGATAACGCGCTCGCGTTGGCGAGCGGCGACGGCTTCGACTGGGCGAGCGCGCTCGCGGCCGGCGGCGAGGCGGCAGACGCGCTGTTCGGTGACGGCGAGCGCGGCGCCGAGTCGGACGAGGCGGTCGGTAACGTCGTCCTCTCCGGTCTCGTCGGCAGCGGCGAGGCGGTCTCGGACACGGTCGCGCTCGGGTTCGCGGAGGCGTCGGACACCGCGGCCGCCCTCGGAGAGGCCGAGGGTGCGCTCGCGCGGGGCTTCGACGACGCCGCAGCGGCGTACGCCGAGACGTGGCGCGCGTGGCTCGCGGGCCGCGAGCTGCCCGACTCGGTCGCGGACGACCCCGACCTCGCCGCGCAGTACCGGTTCGCGCTGATGACGTTGGCGGCCGTCGAGGACAAGGCCCACGACGGCGCGGGGATCGCCAGCCCCTCCGTGCCGTGGGGCGAGACCGAGTACGCCGCGGAGGACCGGGGCTACGGCTACAACTTCGTCTGGTCTCGGGACCTCTACCAGGTGTTCACGGCGCTCGTCGAGATGGACGAGCTCGAACGGGGCGCCGACGCCTTAGCGTACCTGTACAACACCCAGCAGGACGACGACGGGTTCCTCCCGCAGAACACCTACATCGACGGGCGGACCCGGTGGGGCGGCGAGCAGATGGACAACATCGGGTTCCCCTCGGTGATGGCCTGGCAGCTGTACGAGCGCGGCGTGACGTTGGACGAGGCGGGCTACACCTACGACCAGGTCAGTCGCTCGCTCGATTACATCGCCCGGAACGGTCCCGAGACCGCCCAGGAACGCTGGGAGGAGGAGGCCGGCTACTCGCCGTCGAGTATCGCCGCGGAGATCGCCGGGCTGGTCTCCGGCGCGGCACTCGCGCTCGCGGAGGCCGACCGCGACGGCGACGCGGTCGACAGGGACTCGCTCCGCGCCGACGCGCTCGCGCGGCTGGCGCTCGCGGACGACTGGACCGCGCGCGTCGAGGAGTGGTGCGCGACGTCGACCGGCACCGACCGCCACAGGGAGACGCCGTACTACCTCCGGGTCACCGCGGACGGCGATCCCGACTCGGGCCGCCCGCGCACGATCGCCAACGACGGCCCGACCTACGACGAGCGGGAGATCGTCGACGGCGGGTTCCTCGAACTCGTCCGGCTGGGGATCAAGCCCGCCGACGACGAGGTGATACGCAACTCCGTCTCCGTGGTCGACGACTCGATCCGGGTGGACACGCCTCACGGCGCGGCCTGGTACCGGTACGTCGGCGACGCGTACGGGGAGATCGCGGTCGGTGACCCCGGCGCGCCCTGGGCCGGGACCGGCGACGGCCGCGGGCGGCTCTGGCCGATCTTCACCGGCGAGCGCGGCGAGTACGAGCTCCGCGCCCGCGCCGACAGCCCGGACGCCTTCGGCGGGACCGACGACGAGGCGCTCGAACCGGAGACGCTCTTGGAGACGATGGCCGGGTTCGGCAACTCCGGGCGAATGTTACCCGAGCAGGTGTGGGACCGCGAACACCCGACGAAGTACGGCTGGGAGTTCGGCGAGGGGACCGGTGGGGCCACCCCGCTCGCGTGGTCGATGGCCGGCTTCGTTCGGCTGGCACACGGTGTCGACGGGGGCGAGCCGGTCGAGACGCCGACCGTCGTCCGCGACCGCTACGTCGAGCGCGACCGCCCGGCGGGCCCCGACCTGACCGCGACCGCCGAGTTCGTCGAGGACGCGGTCGTCGTCGCCGGCGAGACGGACGCCGAACGCGTGGCGGTCCACACGCGGGAGACCTCGACGCTCGCGACTCCGGACGCCGACGGCGAGTTCGCGGTCGACCTCGACGCCGCGACCGACGCGGACACCGTCGTCGTGGCGGCCGCGACGGGTGACGACTTCGAAGCCGCCGGGACCGCGGTCGAGCGGCTCCGGCTGTAG
- the malA gene encoding alpha-amylase MalA, giving the protein MYHPGPPRFLTTGERTELAPRDPNPDAAYAWRVADAPLDSEATVGNAPVTEFTPDVPGRYLIGLDAPDGDHLLTVRAFAASYEGVDVAGGSGTEIRDRDADGAPVDYAAQERHEGVGRPRVRVDASVAFDGGDSAGERAGEAVFTAVPTPNPDSALDAADLSVTFVVDDRDVGSAVAAGRTNPRDALDVSEDGRELRVPLDAVPDRLRVHAVAVARDPGADPRVGVADAAAVERADEGKSAVDDAGGEAILTPETPEFETRRLNDPPEWTRDASVYEVFVRTFADADEGAAFDAIAERIPRIADLGVDTLWLTPVLGHDGKPHGYNIVDFFDTADDLGDREEFEALVETAHDHGLRVLFDFVANHTARDHEWFEDAYRNPDSPYRDRYEWQASGEPDTYFDWELIANLNHANLDVRRFLLDVIDEWAPLVDGFRCDMAWAVPDSFWRELRDRVKDLDREFLLMDETIPYIPGFHEGMFDVHFDATLYFQLRQVGRGAEPASTVLDAVDQRAEIGFPDHAEFLQYIENHDETRYRVECGDAAAAAAGAAIMTLPGVPMVYAGQEIGQRGRRDAIAWENAREEVRDRYERLLATRRDHPALGPDGDLSRVDYHVASGDLSERPVVATGDVHPEDVVAFRRNGEDENLLVVLNFAPDDASVAADVAHGDRDLVTGERRVVEDADGTERLRVDDVTVVPVAER; this is encoded by the coding sequence ATGTACCACCCCGGACCCCCGCGCTTCCTCACGACCGGCGAACGGACGGAGTTGGCGCCGAGAGACCCGAACCCGGACGCCGCGTACGCGTGGCGCGTCGCCGACGCGCCCCTGGACAGCGAGGCGACCGTCGGCAACGCGCCCGTGACCGAGTTCACCCCGGACGTCCCGGGGCGCTACCTGATCGGACTCGACGCCCCGGACGGCGACCACCTCCTCACGGTCCGGGCGTTCGCCGCGAGCTACGAGGGCGTCGATGTCGCCGGCGGGAGCGGCACCGAGATACGCGACCGCGACGCGGACGGCGCGCCGGTCGACTACGCCGCCCAGGAACGGCACGAGGGGGTGGGCAGACCGCGCGTTCGGGTGGACGCGAGCGTCGCGTTCGACGGCGGCGATTCGGCGGGAGAGCGCGCGGGCGAGGCGGTGTTCACCGCGGTCCCGACGCCGAACCCGGACTCCGCGCTCGACGCCGCGGACCTCTCGGTGACGTTCGTCGTCGACGACCGCGACGTCGGGAGCGCGGTCGCGGCGGGACGCACGAACCCCCGGGACGCGCTCGACGTGAGCGAGGACGGCCGCGAGCTCCGCGTGCCCCTTGACGCGGTGCCGGACCGCCTCCGGGTCCACGCCGTCGCGGTGGCGAGGGACCCGGGCGCGGACCCGCGTGTCGGCGTCGCCGACGCGGCCGCGGTCGAACGCGCCGACGAGGGGAAATCGGCGGTCGACGACGCGGGCGGAGAGGCGATTTTGACGCCGGAGACGCCCGAGTTCGAGACCCGGCGGCTCAACGATCCCCCCGAGTGGACCCGGGACGCCTCGGTCTACGAGGTGTTCGTCCGGACCTTCGCGGACGCCGACGAGGGGGCGGCGTTCGACGCCATCGCGGAGCGGATCCCGCGGATCGCGGACCTCGGCGTCGACACGCTGTGGCTCACGCCGGTCCTCGGCCACGACGGGAAGCCGCACGGCTACAACATCGTCGACTTCTTCGACACCGCCGACGACCTCGGTGACCGCGAGGAGTTCGAGGCGCTCGTCGAGACCGCCCACGACCACGGGTTGCGCGTCCTCTTCGACTTCGTCGCCAACCACACCGCACGCGACCACGAGTGGTTCGAGGACGCCTATCGGAATCCCGACTCGCCGTACCGCGACCGCTACGAGTGGCAGGCGTCGGGCGAGCCGGACACCTACTTCGACTGGGAACTGATCGCGAACCTGAACCACGCGAACCTCGACGTGCGGCGGTTCCTGCTGGACGTGATAGACGAGTGGGCGCCGCTCGTCGACGGGTTCCGGTGCGACATGGCGTGGGCGGTGCCGGACTCGTTCTGGCGCGAGCTGCGCGACCGGGTGAAGGACCTCGACCGGGAGTTCCTCCTGATGGACGAGACGATCCCGTACATCCCCGGGTTTCACGAGGGGATGTTCGACGTCCACTTCGACGCGACGCTGTACTTCCAGCTCCGGCAGGTGGGCCGGGGGGCGGAGCCGGCGAGCACCGTCCTCGACGCGGTCGACCAGCGCGCGGAGATCGGGTTCCCCGACCACGCGGAGTTCCTCCAGTACATCGAGAACCACGACGAGACGCGCTACCGCGTCGAGTGCGGCGACGCCGCCGCGGCGGCCGCGGGCGCGGCGATCATGACCCTGCCGGGCGTCCCGATGGTGTACGCCGGCCAGGAGATCGGCCAGCGCGGCCGCCGGGACGCGATCGCGTGGGAGAACGCGCGCGAGGAGGTCCGCGACCGCTACGAGCGGCTGCTCGCGACCCGGCGGGACCACCCGGCGCTCGGCCCGGACGGCGACCTCTCCCGCGTCGACTACCACGTCGCCAGCGGCGACCTCTCCGAACGACCCGTCGTCGCCACCGGCGATGTCCACCCCGAAGACGTCGTCGCGTTCCGCCGGAACGGCGAGGACGAGAACCTCCTCGTCGTCCTCAACTTCGCGCCCGACGACGCCAGCGTCGCGGCCGACGTCGCCCACGGCGACCGCGACCTGGTCACCGGCGAGCGGCGCGTCGTCGAGGACGCCGACGGGACCGAGCGGCTCCGCGTCGACGACGTGACCGTGGTGCCGGTCGCGGAGCGATGA
- the gghA gene encoding glucosylglycerol hydrolase, with protein sequence MSDGNGGGGPARLSDATATLVEECRRDREAAEDRFAAARSIARRLGAHPIRPDGADPETDPPEGVEFGFWTPDLVEASVPAEDVRLELFTPVAERDGHASGDDRGGSPIDPGRDDLRDAAFRIDRLPVERDGEFHWVAVEDVPVGTANRLGALYQLVAPDPDGEGYRTVRDPLAYSVPFGAFAPAEVYDWPRLDATRPDRDHFAALGTDDEPLSTTDDEGLPRVDPATSILEIHPGTSTEEGSLGALARRFRRIGGKIAAGEPLDPHERNYAGYDAVQLMPVEPLTQAYGRQWYWRPGGVESADEGDGTDGDDALDRGADAAVATVGVKRPEQTNWGYDIVVSGFSAANPAILETGRPDELVEFVSACHAMPDPVRVVFDVALGHADEAAAELLPDPFFEGPGMYGLHLDYRQPVVRAVILELQRRKANFGADGVRIDGAQDFTYHDPESGERVHDDAFLAEMDRVTHEVAGTEYRPWMIYEDGRPWPREDWELASTYRTLIDEHSHAFQWSPVTFAHNKPALLTFWATKWWRMREVGEFGSRWITGVANHDTLRRGSQVEVTDDWGGEPINPYLADTPRETIREAYDSPAALVWFHVAMPGVPMDFLHANYRAPWGFVRDTDPTWNVKVVAEEAAWIDWHLPEGPLADADGSGDAFPRLRALGFATKSELKAFATTLASLVEATDYDVDLIAELLSVAGTAYDPDGRGDALGPDDLQRFSFAWSADVADYLVLDRWTDTQGETRTAFDRAVREFRRERPWLRADVDPDRGEAFGYRHPTEGTVLYEACRRAPDGDETLLVACNVEGTPVEASPGGVSVDLDGAAGAPAEDERTGGDWTVALAAPEVAAEGGDDAAADESVTLATADAIAWRRTE encoded by the coding sequence ATGAGCGACGGAAACGGCGGGGGCGGTCCCGCACGCCTCTCGGACGCGACCGCGACGCTCGTCGAGGAGTGTCGGCGCGACAGAGAGGCGGCAGAGGACCGGTTCGCGGCCGCGCGGTCGATCGCGCGCCGGCTCGGCGCACACCCGATCCGCCCCGACGGGGCCGACCCCGAGACCGACCCGCCGGAGGGCGTCGAGTTCGGCTTCTGGACGCCCGACCTCGTCGAGGCGAGCGTCCCGGCCGAAGACGTCCGGCTGGAGCTTTTCACTCCGGTCGCGGAGCGAGACGGGCACGCGAGCGGCGACGATCGGGGCGGCTCCCCGATCGACCCCGGCCGCGACGACCTGCGCGACGCGGCGTTTCGGATCGACCGGCTCCCGGTCGAGCGCGACGGCGAGTTCCACTGGGTCGCCGTCGAGGACGTCCCGGTCGGGACGGCGAACCGGCTCGGCGCGCTCTATCAGCTCGTCGCTCCGGACCCCGACGGCGAGGGCTACCGGACCGTCCGCGACCCGCTGGCGTACTCGGTCCCCTTCGGGGCGTTCGCGCCCGCCGAGGTCTACGACTGGCCGCGGCTCGACGCGACCCGGCCCGACCGCGACCACTTCGCCGCGCTCGGTACCGACGACGAGCCGCTGTCGACGACCGACGACGAGGGGCTCCCTCGCGTCGACCCCGCGACGAGCATACTGGAGATCCACCCCGGCACGTCGACCGAGGAGGGGTCGCTCGGCGCGCTCGCGCGACGGTTCCGGCGGATAGGCGGGAAGATCGCGGCCGGCGAGCCGCTCGACCCCCACGAACGCAACTACGCCGGCTACGACGCGGTCCAGCTGATGCCCGTCGAGCCGCTCACGCAGGCGTACGGCCGGCAGTGGTACTGGCGGCCGGGCGGGGTCGAGAGCGCCGACGAGGGGGACGGGACCGACGGCGACGACGCCCTCGACCGCGGCGCCGACGCGGCGGTCGCGACGGTCGGCGTGAAGCGCCCGGAGCAGACGAACTGGGGGTACGATATTGTCGTGAGCGGGTTCTCGGCCGCGAACCCCGCGATACTGGAGACGGGGCGCCCCGACGAGCTTGTCGAGTTCGTCTCGGCCTGCCACGCGATGCCGGACCCGGTCCGGGTCGTCTTCGACGTCGCGTTGGGGCACGCCGACGAGGCCGCCGCGGAGCTGCTCCCCGACCCCTTCTTCGAGGGACCGGGAATGTACGGCCTCCACCTCGACTACCGCCAGCCCGTCGTGCGGGCGGTCATCCTCGAACTCCAGCGCCGGAAGGCGAACTTCGGCGCGGACGGGGTCCGGATCGACGGGGCGCAGGACTTCACCTACCACGACCCCGAGTCGGGTGAGCGAGTCCACGACGACGCGTTCCTCGCCGAGATGGACCGGGTGACCCACGAGGTGGCCGGGACCGAGTACCGACCGTGGATGATCTACGAGGACGGGCGACCGTGGCCGCGCGAGGACTGGGAACTGGCGTCGACCTATCGGACGCTGATCGACGAGCACTCCCACGCGTTCCAGTGGTCGCCGGTGACGTTCGCGCACAACAAGCCCGCGCTTCTCACCTTCTGGGCGACGAAGTGGTGGCGGATGCGCGAGGTCGGAGAGTTCGGGAGCCGGTGGATCACCGGCGTCGCCAACCACGACACGCTGCGGCGCGGGTCGCAGGTCGAGGTGACGGACGACTGGGGCGGCGAGCCGATCAACCCGTACCTCGCGGACACTCCCCGAGAGACGATCCGCGAGGCGTACGACAGCCCGGCCGCGCTCGTCTGGTTCCACGTCGCGATGCCGGGCGTCCCGATGGACTTCCTCCACGCCAACTACCGGGCGCCGTGGGGGTTCGTCCGCGACACCGACCCGACTTGGAACGTGAAGGTCGTCGCCGAGGAGGCGGCGTGGATAGACTGGCACCTCCCGGAGGGACCGCTCGCGGACGCCGACGGCTCCGGCGACGCCTTCCCCCGACTACGTGCGCTCGGATTCGCGACCAAGTCCGAGCTGAAGGCGTTCGCGACGACGCTCGCGTCGCTCGTGGAGGCGACCGACTACGACGTCGACCTGATCGCCGAGCTGCTGTCCGTGGCGGGGACGGCGTACGACCCGGACGGACGCGGAGACGCCCTCGGCCCCGACGACCTCCAGCGCTTCTCGTTCGCGTGGAGCGCGGACGTGGCCGACTACCTCGTCCTCGACCGGTGGACAGACACGCAGGGCGAGACGCGAACCGCGTTCGACCGCGCGGTCCGGGAGTTCCGGCGGGAACGACCCTGGCTCCGCGCCGACGTCGACCCCGACCGCGGCGAGGCGTTCGGGTACCGTCACCCGACCGAGGGGACCGTGCTGTACGAGGCGTGCCGGCGCGCGCCGGACGGCGACGAGACGCTTCTCGTCGCCTGTAACGTCGAGGGGACGCCCGTCGAGGCGTCGCCCGGGGGCGTGTCGGTCGACCTCGACGGCGCGGCGGGCGCGCCCGCCGAGGACGAACGGACGGGGGGTGACTGGACCGTCGCGCTCGCCGCCCCGGAGGTCGCCGCCGAGGGGGGCGACGACGCGGCGGCCGACGAGTCGGTCACGCTCGCGACCGCCGACGCGATCGCGTGGCGGCGAACAGAGTAG